The following DNA comes from Ardenticatenales bacterium.
TTTTGTCTAGGACCCAGGCGGTGAAGTCTACCTGGGGCACGGTGTACAGGGCGTGCGTGCGAATGCGGACGTTGAGGTTTTCGTCGTTTTGGTATTGTTGTTTGACGTAGGCGACGTCGTCGCTGCGAATGGTCATGGGTACTCCTGGAAAATGCCGAAAGGCCAAAAACCGGGTTTTTACACATGAACCACTCTGGTAATTTCGGCCGGACACTCGAAAAACCCGGTTTTTTCAGTGAACTCACGAATCAATAACCAGCAAACGTTCCAATATGATACCCGTTTTGCCCGTCTGTGGCAGTCGGATTTCCCGGCTGATAGTGAAACCCAACCGCTGGTAAAGGGCCAGGGCGCGGACATTATCCGGCATCACGCCAATCTCCAGGAGAGGCCGGCGCATGTGGCGGGCGATGTTCGTGAGGACGGCGATCAGAGCCGTGCCGATGCCCTGGTCGCGGTAGGCTGGGGCAACCAACAGATCGGCGATTTCGGCGGCGTTGGCATAAATCTGAAGCTGACCACGCCCTACGATAGCCTCCTGAACCGTGGCGATGAGAGGGAAGCAGCGCCCCCGGGTATAAGCGGCGAGCGCGCGGAGGCACGCTTCGTCGAAAGCGCGAAAAGGGTGGTCGGGATAGCAGGCGGCGTGCAAGGGACGGATGTCGGCGGGCCGCAGGGGGCGGATGATCAGCCTGGGGGGGGCAGGAGGCGGGGGCGTAAGGAGAAACGGGGGCAACGATTCCTCCGCGTTTTTTGGGCGTCGCGGATCATCCGTTGATGGGGCCATGATGGTTTGTGCCGGGCAGGTGCAGCAGCGGCAGACTGGCGGCGATGCGCTCCGGGGTTGAAAGTTCTAGCGTGAGGATAGGGGGCGGGGTTATCTGGCGAAAGAGTGGCAGCACCTCTCGATAATTAATCACGCCGTTGTCCAGAGACCAGTGCAGGTCAATGTGGCCGTCGTGGTTATTCAGATGGCAACTGTAGAGCCAGGGGGAGAGCGCGGATACCCAGTCCGTCAGTGGTACGTGGGAGAAGAGGGTAGCATGGGAGACGTCAAGGCAGGCGCGCACGTATGGGTTGTCCACTTCGCGCAGGATGTCCGTGAGCAGGGAGGGTTCATCTTCCCACAGATTTTCCATTACCACGGTGATGCCATAGTGGGCGGCGCGCTGGCCTAGCTTGCGCCAGAAGGCGACCTGCCGCTGGTGCCAGCCGGGACGGTAGTTGGGGAACCGCAGCAGGCCCATATAGTTCAGGTGAAAGACGACGGAAGACGCGCCCAATTCGGCGGCGATAAACAGGTTTTGCAGATACCGTTTGCGCGTGAGGGCGACGATGTCCGGGTCGAGGCTGCCGCTGACCATATCATAGAACGCGCCGTGGAGACCCAGACCGCCGGTGAATCCCGCCAGAATTTGCTGATGTTCACGCAAGACGGTGCGCCAGTCGCCGGCGAGGATGTCCGGTTCGGCGAAGGCGTATAGCTCTAGTCCGCAGCCGAGTTCTTCGGCCCAATGGCGGTAGGTGCGCGTTTGATGACGGTCGGTGGCAAAATAGACTTTATCCACGTTGATCCTGGTTCCCCCGCGATTCCCAGCCCAGCGTTTTGCCTGTGGCTGGCGTGATGTTGGATGCCAGCCGCGAATATGGTCAATCTCGGTAGAGCCAGTTTATTGGGCACGAATGACCGAATTGGGCCAGCGTTCGCGCGGCTGTGGTCATTCGGGTCCGCTTTGCGTCAGGGCGTGGGGTGGTGTCACACATTATGCTGCCCACAACCAAATGGGTGAAACTCATGCCGGATTTTGCGTCTAATGAGATTGGTGATCGAATGGCGCAAGTCTACTCGCGCCGACGGAGTCCGTCAATAAACAATGGGAACTCAGTACTAGGCATGGGACATCATGGCGCGCCGGGCACTCGCAGACGAAAAAGCCCTGCGATGCGCAGGGCTTTTTCAGGGGGACAGATAAAAAGGAGGAATGTAAATTGAGTGTCAATATTAGCCAGCCTGCTCTTTGTGCGTCCAGACCGGCACCATAGGGAGAACGTGACCTTAGTATAGGCCGTTGTGCCGGCATCCTCAAGAAAGTCTGATACAATCTGTGTGTAAAATGGTTTACAGAAAGTAATTGCCAGGCCAGATTGGACCAATTCTCTCTGGTGAAAATGGTCATGGAGCGCGCGAAATTGGTCCAATCTCCAGAGAGCGTTAGTCGTTACGACAGAAATACGAGTCGGTAGCAGCCAACAATGGAAACACGCTGTCCCAATTGTCAACAACCTTTGCTCTCCGGCGATACTGCCTGCTGGCAGTGTGGCTGGCAACTGGCGGAACCCGTTCCCGCGGCGGCGGATGCGACGGTGCTGTCGGCCCCGCCCGCGCGCGCCCAGGTTCCCGCGCTTTGGATTTACGCTGCTTTGACCGCTTTCCTCGTGATTATGGCCGGCATTTTGCTGCATCAACTCGGAAAACAACCGTTGGTGCAGGTGTCCGCCGGGGGGCGAATGCCGGCAGACTGGCAGCGGGTGACCACGTATGGGCGCACGCTCACGCTGGACCTGCCGCCGGGATGGACGTGGCTGGACCAGG
Coding sequences within:
- a CDS encoding GNAT family N-acetyltransferase — translated: MPPFLLTPPPPAPPRLIIRPLRPADIRPLHAACYPDHPFRAFDEACLRALAAYTRGRCFPLIATVQEAIVGRGQLQIYANAAEIADLLVAPAYRDQGIGTALIAVLTNIARHMRRPLLEIGVMPDNVRALALYQRLGFTISREIRLPQTGKTGIILERLLVIDS
- a CDS encoding TIM barrel protein, encoding MDKVYFATDRHQTRTYRHWAEELGCGLELYAFAEPDILAGDWRTVLREHQQILAGFTGGLGLHGAFYDMVSGSLDPDIVALTRKRYLQNLFIAAELGASSVVFHLNYMGLLRFPNYRPGWHQRQVAFWRKLGQRAAHYGITVVMENLWEDEPSLLTDILREVDNPYVRACLDVSHATLFSHVPLTDWVSALSPWLYSCHLNNHDGHIDLHWSLDNGVINYREVLPLFRQITPPPILTLELSTPERIAASLPLLHLPGTNHHGPING